The Haliaeetus albicilla chromosome 27, bHalAlb1.1, whole genome shotgun sequence genome segment TTCTATTATACCAGTCCCCGGGCCCTCCGGTGGGACCCCCGCGGCCCCCGCGGCTCCCCGGAAGGTGCTAGGACGTGTGTTCTGTGTTAGaaagtttttatatatatatatatatatatataaatatatatatataattttttttgctctgttaCTTGCACATTTTACAGTTACCTCATTTTTCCCAtgtatgtatttgaaaaaaggctaatatatagaaaaaaaaggttcttaAAGCTCtaaaagtgtttgttttttttccattccattgGAATCATATTGGTTTTGTAGCATTTAACATAACTAGTATGTTgtattatatatatgtgtattataCTGATTGAAATTTTTAACAgatttgtactttttttaaaatgaaagttgcTAGTTCTGCTTGACCAAGTAGTgcaatcattattttttttaatgttgtggCTGATTTTGAGAGGGATATTCACTAATAAATGTATGATGTATACCACCATGCTGTGCCGCGGCTCTTGTctcagcacaggcaggcaggggctcGAGGGGGGTCAGGGTGGCCACGAGTATTcccctggggggctgaggccAGGCTAACACTCTGgtcagggatggggggggtccccaggctgTTCCtgagcagctggagggagggtgcagcagctggaagacCCCCAGAGAGGGCATttggaggagaggctgagggtaGAAGCAGGAgtcctctgccccagcagcgTCTGTGGTCCAGCAGCACCCCACCTGTGCTCCCTCACAGCTTGCACTGAGACAGAGTCCTCCTGGACACCATCCCAGGACAGTGCATCTTCCCTGGTGGCTCCAGCATGCTCAGCTAGGGAAGAGGTGATCCCTGGGTGGGAAACCGGCCCAGCGAGGCTGGCCCTGGAGAACCTCAAGAGCCCCAGGCTGGCTGCTTCAGGCTGAGCACAACAGACACATCCACCCTACACATAACAGAGGACAGGAGCTCTGGATCCACAAGGCCAAGAGCAAGGTTGCTACTCCCAAACCATGCTGCTCCAGAAGGCTCTGTGGCCAGAAAGGGAACAGCTCTTCCTTTGGGAGGAAAATGAAGCATCTCCCCCCTTTTTCAAAAAGCCATGCCAGGCCCTGGAGCCACCACAAAAGGAGGCTGGTTTACTCCAGCTTGCAGGCTTTGGAAATGGTGGGGGTAGAGAGACCTCCCTGCTCCCTTCTGTGCTTCATGCAGGCAAATGAGCATGGTTACCTCTCCAAAACAGGTGACTAGCAGGTAAGGGTAGAGAAGGAACAGGCTCCTACCACTCCCCCTATGGGCAGGAGCCGATAGCACTGCTCCACAGCCACAACCAAGCCTCTGATGGGGAACAGAGGCTTACACCCACCCTTCTCTCCACACAGCACTTCAcatgtcttttttccccacctctaACCTGATCCAGGAGGGTTGACTCAGCCCTTTGAGCAAAGGAGGGCCATCTCCCTCCTAGTCACCCAGCCTCAGCCCAGAGGTCATGCCACAGGCCGCACAGCAGCAACCCCAGCACTGCCTTCTCCCACAGTGTGCATACTCTTGTTCATCTTacaacagcagctctgctggcacaAAATTACCAATTCAAGGCAATAGGGTAAGTGTACCCACAATGCCATGAGCAGTAACTGTAGAGCCACCACAGCTGGAATTCCCCTCCCCAGTGCTTGGCTGTGGCAGGGGGCACAGGCAGAAAGCATTGGCACAAGACATGCTAGAGGCAGAGTTTATTACACTACGCAGGCTAAGAACCCTGGGCAAGACCCCACATGGGTAAGAATCGAACCAGCTCTTTATCAAAAAGTTAATACTACAGTCAACCCCATTCTCCTTTGGTCATTacaaagcaagagaaatattaaaagaaagatatttataCACAGAGGGAAGCTGAAGAGATTCTGTCcagcccttccctcccaccccactcCCAGCACATTCAGGTGCCCGGTCTTCTGGCTGTCAGGAACAGCAGAGTATCAAATCTTCACAAGATGTCAGGTTGTtggggttttattattattgtcatcaATAAAAGCAATAATGACCAAGAGCTGCCATTCCTGTTCCTCCCCAGGGAGGGCGGAGGGGTAACACCAgctcccctccctctctgccctcCAAGTGTAGGGGATGGCTGTGTACACAAGTGTGTGAGGACGTGCACACACTTCCTCTTGCCAGTGCACACACACAGCACAGCTGGCACAGGCGATGTGGTCTCTGATCCCTCGTTTGTAcgcagtcttttaaaaaaaatattgtattataataataatatgaatttctctttccattttgtgTCTTCTGGAAAAGTGTCAATCGTCCGTGAGGTCCTGCACAAAGAGGACTTCCGTGTGGCTGagtccagcctcctgcagcGTGGGTGGGTTGGGCCACTCCTCTGTAGGGAGGCAGGGCAGGACACGGCGAGGGAAGTTGGCCTCAATCTGGAACTTTTCAGGGCTTTCTTTCAAGGAGAACAAGAAGTCATGGATCACCTGGGaaagaagcacagaaataaCTACCAGCTGGGGGAGCAATGACACAGCCAGACTGCATCTATGGCATCTCACAGTAGGGTGGGGGGGAGGTTACCAAATTTGCACCATCACTGCATTGTAGACACAAGACAGCCATTTTCTTAGCATGTATGAAACAGGACTTGTCACAGAGTACCTGGGGAGTCCAGACACTGTTTCTGACTCTTCCTACACCATTATTTAATAGGGAGCAACAAGAGCCTCAGCttttcaggagaagaaaaaaaggtttcttccattttttcctctaacCTCTCTCTTCTAAGCTGCTGGGACCAGGCCTCATGACACCCTCCTGACCCAGGAACAACTCTGCCTGCTAAGGCTCTCAAAGGTCACTGTTTGGCAAAGTCCAATGGAACCAAAGCTTTGCTGAGCAACCTGGAGAATTTCAACTCTCTTTTACTCTAGGAAGcccaccagctctgccccaAGCTCACCGTCAATGACTGTGTGAAGTGGAATCGCCGCTCCACTCTGGAATCATTAGGCAGCTTGAAAATGATCTTAACGCTCTCTGGGTCATCAGGATGTGGTTCAGGAGGAAGGCATTCAGACTTCcgctccttctcctcctgcagcgTCTGCAAAGTAAGGAGGCAGAAAGAGCAATGGGCATGCACCGCACAGACCTTTATGCTTGTTCCTTGCAGCACAGCTGCTCCAGGAGGCTCAGAGGACACTCAAGCCCCAAGCAAGACAAGCAGCTCCGATCTGACAAGAAAGCCCTACTGCAGGCACTGCTCCTACACAGCATGAGCATCTGACAGGGCACAGCAGCCTCTCCAGCAGTCAGTTTGCTCTCACCTGTCGCCGTCTCTCCTCCGCTAGCTTTTGCTGCTgcacttcctcctccttcttcttcttcctctcccgTTCCTCCTTCTTCTTGCGCTCCTTTTCCTGGTCCGCACGCAAGGATGCCAGATATGCCtcgtcctgctgctgcctcagaACTTGGGTTTGGTTCCTCTCTTCCCTGCAAACATGAGCAGGGAGCAGTCAGGGCTAGCAGGCCCTAAAATGAAGGCATGGCAGGCTGATAACAGACCTGAGGATGCAGGTACAGCCTCCAACTCATAGGAGTGCACACATCAGTTAACACCTCATTTAGAGGGCTGAGTACCACAAGCTCTTGAAAGGCAAGGTGAGCCTCCACAGTCCCTAGCACACAAACTGTTTCCCTAGGTTGAGTGGAAATGAACTGAACACAAAAGACTTCTCACCCACTGCAGCTTGACAGAGTGGACAGACAGCACATAAGCAGTGTCCAGGATTTCTACCTCATACTTGAGACTCTTCACAGTCTTATCTCCTTCAGGTAATTCCTTGCACATTTCAGAAACCAGAGGCATCAAAACGTGTTAGTGGGTCCCCCACAGAGACTatggggcagagctggagcagaCAGAAGACCAGAAAATGGCATCCTACTTCAGACACAGCCTGCAAATCCCTACAGAGTTATCAGGGACTGGAGCTCATGCTCATGAGGCACTACCAGAATCATAGTCAGAATTCAGGACAGccagcccaggcagcagcactcCCTCACTGACTGGCTGCAGACACCAGCTCTTCTCCTGCCTGCAATGCCTTTGCTCCCATTTGGCTCCTGCTGGCTACTGTCCAAGCTTTACCTGCAAAGCTCCAGCATGCTAAGGGTGTGCTCCAACTGCAGAAAACAGTAGAGGGTGGCCTGAATTTATGGACCAACAATCCCACTGGGAAGAGGAGAGCCCATGGGTGGTGTTACAGAACAGGAGATGCTGAGCTACCTGCTTACATGTGGTATCTGGAGGAAAGAAGggggcagagcagagcctgtCTCCACAAGGTCTGTGTTACTGCAGCTCAAGTCCTGTCATACCTTTCCAGGCGTTCGGACACCAGGTACGTCTGGTTGGCATCCATGATGAACATCAGTTGATTAATGAGGTCATCAGCCTGGATAAGGCCTTCTAGCCGCCCAACTACTGTCATTCTGCGATCCTTCAGCATAATCACAGCCAGGAATGGGTACGTGTTCTCTCGCAGAGCCTGGGAGACTGGGAAACAGGCACAAACATCACTGTAACTGCCCCATCCAGAAGGGTCAGCAAGGGGTACAGCACACTTTCCATCATCAAGGGCCTAGGAAAGCAGCTTCCACAGCCACTATCTTTTCCAAGTCAGAAAAGGCCTCAGGCCCCATCTTGTCAAACCCTCTAAATTAGCAAAGGGAGGAAGTAGCTTGGATCATACAGACTGAGGGCAAAAAACCCCAGGCTTTCAAGTAACCAAAAAGATTCTTTAATTCAAGCAGGAATAAGTAAATTGCTCTGAACGTCCATTCAAAATGGGACAAGAAGCCCTGGATTTAAACTGCAGGAAGGGAAACACAGGTCAAGCACAGGGAAAACACTTGCTAAGATGATTAAGGATGGCCAGACTCTGGAAGATACTGTCATGGGCAAGATGGCAGAGTGTCCATCCTGGACATTTCTGAACAGAATTAGGTTGTTTCTGCCACAGGCAGGCTCTGTCTTGAGGCAGGGAATGGAGCCAATCAGAGGCTTTTAAGTTACTGTTTACCCATGGCTACTTATCACCTCCTCCTTAAAACATGCATGGCACATCATGCAACTTGGAGCCGTCACTACCAATGGAACCCTCCAAAATAAATCAGAGCACCCCATGGATTAAATGAAAGGTCACGAtctcttccagctctgctttctagGCTGTGACTCCAAAGCATTGCAGCAACACAACAGAAATAAGTAAAAGAATGTCTCCTTAGAAAGCCATTCTTTCAAGGTGTCAATAGCTGGTAGCTGAACTATGGAGCCAAGAATGACCCAGATTTAGTACCAGAACTCCTGGCCTCTCCTGCCATGAAACAGGAAGGGTCAGAGGCGATACAGGAGGCATGACAGTACCTTGGGAAACAACTCCATTCGTGGCAAAACCCTACCAAAATGCTGGCAGGCCAGGTATGGACAGCTCTGGAAACACAGTACTTAAAAGGACCTCACTGCGGACTTTCAAGCAGAGAGACTGGGCGTGGAGTAAAGATGAGTGTCTCAAAAGGGGAAAGAATGCACCTAACAAGTCACTCCTGGCTTCAGGCATAATACGAGCCACTGTTAAGGGCACAGCTTGTTAGAGAATTGTTTCTGCACTCAGTTTAATCCTCAGCACACACCCACCAACTCCCATTAACAAGGTACTGAAAGCAGCTTGAATGCCTGCAGCAAAGAGCACACAACTATGGCTGCCCAGAAACATAGGGAACAGTGGAGGTGAAGAGAAGGTGGTATTTCCCTGGCATCCAAACAGGCCCTCTGAGATATCACATGGAAACCAACACATATTTCCCCATGCAATCCTGAAATCTCATCTGCTTGCACAAAAGCCAACTGTGTTTCACACACATAAATTTGTCAAAGGACATTTGGCTTGTTCCAGAGAAGGAAGGGGACAGGTAAAGCCTAGGAGGGACGCACTCACCTCTGTATCCCTCTGGTTTATTGGTTGAGCAAGCCCAGAAGAGCATTCTAGTATTTATGAGGGTGATCACCTCAGGTACGCACAGTGTATTGCTAAGGGATGAGAAGAGATCGTGTGaatgaaactgcatttaaaGTGCAAAGATAACTATTTGGAAAATTCTCCTACCTACCGGCAGAATTCATCTGTGTCTTGGTGGTCATCTCCATGAAGATAAACCAACAGGAAGCGCAGCTCCCGCTTGGCATCATTCAGTGCCTTGGCATAAGAGCAGAGGAGGTAAAGTTACAGGGTCTTTAGGCAAGGGGAAAGCAGCACCCACAAGACTTGCATGACAGGTCAGCAACATTTACCCAGGCCACTACTCTGCCACTAGCATGGTTTTAATGAAGCAGCAGTGGAGGATGAACTTGTCAGACCTTCTAACTAAACCCTCATTTAAGGGAGCTACAATGGTGCTCTTTCACACTCCTTTCAGGATGTGGCTTTGGAGAACACTGAACTGAGAGCAAAGCCAGGTAGGCAACTGCATGGATTGACATCCCCCACCGCCCCGCCAGACTCTGCTGGCAGTGAAGAGCCCTCCTTCATCCCTCAGACTCACAGCAGCCAAGACTGAGCTTTCCACTCTGGTCTGTACAGGACAGAATCTTCAGACCACATCAAATCAAAATGCTACTAAAACCAGATAACTCAATAATGCTGCAGGccccaacaaaaaacaaacaaagcaacaaaaaaccTTTTTGCATCTACAGTCTCTGGATTCCACCCACCCAAGAGCATTTCTTAACAAGACCACAGGATAAGTGCACAATAGGCTCCCTGTTTTACTGGCACTCAGTTTTGGTAGCCTAACCATTCCGTGGTTATTTAAGTTTGGATTCCAGGCAAGACAGAGGGGCCTAGAAGAGCTGCGGAGGCGGCAAGCTCCATCGTTGTGCAGCATGGAGCAGACTCCACATTCTTCTCTGGCACTCAGGAAGCAGTGCTGATCCAACTGTCTGCTGGGACGCACTGCAGGAGGCCCTTCCCTTGGCTAGGCTGAGAGAAGCGGCAGAAGAGGCAGTACCCATTAGGACGTCCCTCTTTCAGAGAGGGCCATCAGCCCAGATCTAACATATGGAACTCTCACCTCCCATAATTTCTTCAGGGGCTCCCTCCCTCAATTTTGAGGTCTCGCACCAATTTCTGGAGTTGCATTATAATACAAGCCAGGCGGTCAATCCCAATTTGGTGAACAGAAGGACAGACGCTGGCATACCATATCAGTTTATAAAAACAAAGGCAGGGTTACAAAGAATAGCTGTTGGCTACAGAGCCATACAGACGGTCGAGGAACAGTCAGAGCAGCTTTGCTTTCCAACTTTGCAGGCTTGGCACATCATCAGGCCTGGCAGACACTGATTTTCCAATACACTTGTTCGCTAGCTCTCCATTACCCTGTTAGAGAGTTTGGGGACAAACGCTGGGCTTTTAGATGAAAAGTGATTTTGCCATGTAGACCCTGATACCATCTGGCAAAATCCCCACTCTCCATCTCCCCAGGATCTGTGCACCAACACGTGACACTGACCTGGCTGTAAGTTCCCTGGTAGAAGACAGGGTGTATCCTCCCATATTTTTCCTCAAACATATGAATAAACGAAATAATGTCGCCCACTGGGTCAGTGACCCGACTACGAGGATCAGGGCGTATAAAACGCAGAGCAAACCTAGGAAGGAAGCAAAGGACACTGGAAATTCAGCTTACTGACTTTCTGAAGAACAAGTTTTCTACAGTCACTGGCATtcataaggaggaaaaaagtcacaGCTGAGACCCTTGAACATTTATAATCACAACCTAAACTGCTACCTGCTCCAAACTGATACCATTGCTACAGAAAGCCCCCAGTCAAATAGTACCTCATGCCAGGCATCAGCAAGTATCTGAATTCTGTGTGATTAACAGTTTTGACTTCCTCTAAAGCATCAGGCATAAGACACACCAACAGTATGAGGTTTGAGGAATTTAGTCAAAGACAGGCTGTTAAAAGCCACACAGTTTTGTCCAGATAACtttgaaaactgcatttctgctATTCCAAGACTAACAATTCCAGAGTgcaaagagctgcagaaagagaacaTTACACTAGGAGTCCaatgaagagagaagaaacagtCATTCCTCTGAGGCTGAAAAAGCTTAACTGCAAGGCAGATTTCAATGTTGTTTAGTTCTATTGATGTGTAGAACTCTGGAAAAGCCTTTcagggcggggtggggggggggggagagttTTTATACAACAGAGGAAACTGCCAAAACACCACAGATGGCAGGACTGCTGGATATTTACCACCTTTCAACAATCCCTTTTCTCTCTATCAATGCTGTAAGGAGGCAAGATGAACTAGCCCTTTGGGGCAGTAAAGGGAGAAGAGGCAACAGACaccaaaggggaaaaagcagagGTGTTTACAGTTTGGGTTTTGCCAAGTAACATACAGGGATTAGGGGAGGTTAACCTGCAGCTCAGCCCAGTGGTACAGCATTCTGATCAAGTTGTTTTGTCCAAGAATACTGGACACTTCTGACACCGTGTTTTGTGTCCCCTTTGCGTGGCACTCAAACCGTAAGGCTGCATGGAGTGAGAACTCCaattaaatgtttcatttagaGAGCTGCAAGATGCTCATTTTCTCTgcaattaagatttttttcttgctaaacAGTGTTAGAATTTTACAAGGCTACAGATAAAGCCAGCTgagcaaataaatgaaaaatctgcCATTAGACCTAAAGATCCAAGTGACAGAGGTACAGCCAAATCTAAGCTACTGTGCCTTGATGCAGTCAAAACATGAGTCAGCACAAAACGGTACTTACCTAAATATATCAAGTAATGTGTAATAGGTAAACCGGAATGGAAGCATTATGAAGTAGTAACCCCATCCTAATAGGCCCTGCAATGACAAACAAAGATTTAGAACAGTCTCCACTCACACACAGAGTATCAGTGCTCTAACCACTGCAAAAAAGCTCAGCAGTATTTCACAGCTTCAGACATGTCAAATCGAGTTTAAGGGACTGACATGGTTCATTCAGAATTCAATGTGATGCATCTGAAAACAGGCATCAGTGACTAATTCAAGCAGTCAAGCAGCAATGCTTTTGCTCCGtgctaatttttttaactgtacaAAGGGATTAAGAGCACCAAGTCTTACAGGTGCTCATGCAAATTTGTGAAACATTAACACAAGTAATTGACACTGTTTTCAAGTTAATATACACTTTAGGGGcgaataaaaagaaaaaaatattatcactCTGCCATAAGAAGGGGACAGTCCTTTGTTTGAACCGAACTGATCAAAAAGCTTTACTACACAGCAAGATATTCTGTGACACAAAGAAGGTTTTCTCATACTGTGAGTTACACCATGGAGAAAGCATCCGCAGTAGTAATAGAGGTTTAAGGAACAGCtctacattttgttttcagaagataaaattatttacaaaggAGATAACAGcatacaaagaaaacaattccTTTTCCTGCTTGCACATTCTGTTGTTCACAGTCACCCAAGAAGCAGGACAAAATCTACTCTAAGATAACTTGCCCTTGGCTGTGGCCTTGAGACAACGTAGCTGTAGATCCTGTGGTCAGCTGTATTGACCTGCAATGGCCACGATGGGGGAGGATTAAAGACACTTGGGACACCCTCTTGCTCATTCAGTCGGTCCTGTACAGCTGCCTTTGACACAAGAAAGAGCAAAGGGCGGTTTCAGACATTTAAGCTTGGCAGAAAAGATCTTTTTTATACTTTGGAAACTAACAGCCCCAGAGCACTGGATAAGCACAACTCATTACAAACTCTAACCACCAATACTCTTTTCTGCATGGAAAGCCTTCTCCATGGCAGCCTGCACAACACGCACTACGGGAAGTTACACACTGTGCCAGTCAAGCGATTAACACAGACATAACAACTCTGCTGTGTACTTCTGAAACCAGCTCTCCAGATGTATCAAGATACTATTATAAAGAGCTACTAGTGTAAATTCAGGGGCTGACAGATTAAATCTTACTGGtagccccccctccccccccgcagAGTACTCCATTTAATCCAGGTACTTGGAAACTGCTACAAATCTCATTTGCAGTGGTACCTCTATGTTCCAGTTGTGCTGCTCCAGCGTGTGACGACATTGGTCCATGGACTCTATGCCAGTCAAGTCCTAAAGGAGAATAAAAGCAGATGGATGCCAGGGAAGTGTAgtatttttactgttctttgCAATGTGTGAGCACAGACAGGAGTTACTGCAATACATTACTGcgatactttttaaaaatttttttaaagtgctcgGCTCTCAGTTTAAGAAGAGAGCAACCTGTGCCAACCCAAATCCATAAACACACAGGAGGCCTCAAACAGGCCTTTGCACTCTTCCAGCATTAGCCAATTCTCAGCAGTGCCCCAGGTCTGTAACTACAACTGCACTCAGCCCAGTCAAAAGTCTAACATGATATTGCCCCCAAGTTTCACTCTGGAAGGGTATGCTAGGCAGATGCCCTCAAACGTCACCTCAAAGCATCTCCTTCAAAGACAggcaaagcatttctgaaaaccCAAGATGACCATTACTTCACTTACTGCAAGCATAAACAGACTAAAACCAAAATGAGCCAGCCACTAGTGAAGGTAGCATTTTCCAGCATCACAGGGAAttctacagtaaaaaaaaaaataattcagtccAACACAGACAGGacctgaaacagaaaacatagTCCAAAACACACTGGCAGACCTCAAAGCCACTGGGCTTTCACATCAATGTTTGGGAAGGGGTATTTTAACCCCGAGCCAATCAGAACTTCTGCACAAGA includes the following:
- the FAF2 gene encoding FAS-associated factor 2, which translates into the protein MTFGRFRIGPGALRLSPERGRVFPVAVDKRPLAPLRRLARARPGAGAEVRVGRRQFRRVTERRVRGGNKMAAPEERELTAEQTEKLLQFQDLTGIESMDQCRHTLEQHNWNIEAAVQDRLNEQEGVPSVFNPPPSWPLQVNTADHRIYSYVVSRPQPRGLLGWGYYFIMLPFRFTYYTLLDIFRFALRFIRPDPRSRVTDPVGDIISFIHMFEEKYGRIHPVFYQGTYSQALNDAKRELRFLLVYLHGDDHQDTDEFCRNTLCVPEVITLINTRMLFWACSTNKPEGYRVSQALRENTYPFLAVIMLKDRRMTVVGRLEGLIQADDLINQLMFIMDANQTYLVSERLEREERNQTQVLRQQQDEAYLASLRADQEKERKKKEERERKKKKEEEVQQQKLAEERRRQTLQEEKERKSECLPPEPHPDDPESVKIIFKLPNDSRVERRFHFTQSLTVIHDFLFSLKESPEKFQIEANFPRRVLPCLPTEEWPNPPTLQEAGLSHTEVLFVQDLTDD